A genomic segment from Leptolyngbya boryana PCC 6306 encodes:
- a CDS encoding type II toxin-antitoxin system HicA family toxin, which translates to MKLPRDLSGLELAKLLEAFGYNIDHQTGSHLRLTTERNGEHHITIPAHNPLKVGTLSAILRDVADHMGLSRDELLTELFQK; encoded by the coding sequence GTGAAACTTCCCCGTGACCTCTCTGGTTTAGAACTCGCCAAGCTACTTGAAGCATTCGGCTACAACATTGATCATCAAACAGGAAGCCATTTGCGCTTAACCACAGAGCGCAATGGGGAACATCACATTACAATCCCCGCTCACAATCCGCTTAAAGTTGGAACCCTTTCTGCAATTCTAAGAGATGTCGCTGATCATATGGGTTTAAGCCGAGATGAGCTACTCACTGAGCTATTTCAAAAGTAA
- a CDS encoding HD domain-containing protein, with the protein MQLTTTRLQAQIQFIVEIDKLKHVLRQTILMDQSRRENDAEHSWHLAMMAIVLSEYADPAVNLLRVLKMVLIHDLVEIDAGDTFCYDAIALQDQEIREQKAADRLFGMLPENLGAELRSLWEEFEARESLDAQFAAALDRLQPLLHNYNTQGGTWKKAGVTVEKVRKRMEPVAIGSPVLGEFVENLIQDAVRQGFINPAAD; encoded by the coding sequence ATGCAACTTACGACCACTCGACTTCAAGCTCAGATTCAATTCATTGTCGAAATTGACAAACTGAAGCATGTGCTCCGACAGACGATTTTGATGGATCAGTCACGGCGAGAAAATGATGCGGAGCATTCTTGGCATCTGGCGATGATGGCGATCGTGCTTTCTGAATACGCTGATCCAGCGGTGAATTTGCTGCGAGTTCTCAAAATGGTGCTGATTCACGATTTGGTAGAAATCGATGCAGGAGATACGTTCTGTTACGATGCGATCGCGCTGCAAGATCAAGAAATTCGAGAGCAGAAAGCGGCAGATCGATTGTTTGGCATGTTGCCGGAAAATCTTGGGGCAGAATTGCGATCTCTCTGGGAGGAATTTGAGGCGAGAGAATCTTTAGATGCTCAGTTTGCAGCAGCCCTCGATCGGCTTCAGCCTTTATTGCATAACTACAATACGCAGGGTGGAACTTGGAAAAAGGCAGGCGTAACGGTTGAGAAGGTGAGAAAACGGATGGAGCCTGTTGCGATCGGGTCTCCGGTGCTAGGTGAGTTTGTAGAGAACTTGATTCAGGATGCAGTACGGCAAGGGTTCATCAATCCTGCTGCTGACTAG
- the dnaG gene encoding DNA primase: MNVPRLHPDTIEQVKQRADIVDVVSEHVVLKKQGKDFVGLCPFHDDKSPSFTVSPSKQFYYCFSCGAGGNTIKFLMELGKRNFSEVVLDLARKYQVPVQTLQAEDRQELQRQLSVREQLYEILAITAKFYEHALQQPQGADALAYLRRDRKLSVETIQQFQLGYAPAGWDILCKYLVEQKKYPIVLLEKAGLLVPRKTGDGYYDRFRNRLMVPIQDSQGRVIGFGGRTLTDEQPKYLNSPETELFDKGRTLFGLDKAKSAIAKQDQAVVVEGYFDVIALHAAGVTNAVASLGTALSIAQVKQLLRYTESKRVVFNFDADRAGVQAAERAIGEVATLAYQGEVQLRVLNLPDGKDPDDFLKNHSAKAYQDLLDHAPLWLDWQINQAISNQDLKQSDQFQQAVMAIVALLGNLPNPSLRTHYIHHCSELLSQGNSRLTQQIEENLRLQVRGQRWHGRSQKWQTPGDRNLLEECEAQLLRLYLHAPEYRVELRNAISAQDLEFSLSHHRFLWRQITDIEHDSLEVDLLEQLRDRTHNFPREMSQVYSLFELDEKTQRDILRAPLVIRSATAGIERVMCEKRYRHFLDLWQKTDLSTTPDLGQFYQQKAYVEKQRITELDRLRQVSFVDLVQAPIAVD, from the coding sequence ATGAACGTTCCTCGCCTGCATCCCGATACGATCGAGCAAGTCAAACAACGCGCTGATATTGTAGACGTTGTTTCGGAACATGTCGTCCTGAAAAAACAGGGTAAAGACTTCGTTGGCTTATGCCCATTTCACGACGACAAATCCCCTAGCTTCACAGTTAGTCCCAGTAAACAATTCTATTACTGCTTTAGCTGTGGTGCAGGCGGCAATACGATTAAGTTTTTAATGGAGTTAGGCAAACGCAACTTTAGCGAAGTTGTGCTCGATCTGGCACGCAAGTACCAAGTTCCTGTTCAAACTCTACAAGCGGAGGATCGCCAGGAACTTCAACGTCAATTGTCAGTTCGAGAACAGCTTTACGAAATTCTGGCAATTACCGCGAAATTTTACGAGCACGCCTTACAGCAGCCTCAAGGAGCCGATGCTCTAGCTTATTTACGCCGCGATCGCAAACTTTCTGTCGAAACGATTCAGCAATTCCAACTCGGTTACGCTCCGGCGGGTTGGGACATTCTTTGCAAATACTTAGTTGAACAAAAGAAATATCCGATCGTCTTACTCGAAAAAGCAGGTCTGCTCGTGCCTCGGAAAACTGGAGACGGCTATTACGATCGCTTTCGCAATCGCTTAATGGTTCCGATTCAAGATAGTCAGGGTCGGGTGATTGGCTTTGGAGGACGAACTCTGACAGATGAACAGCCAAAATACCTCAACTCTCCAGAAACCGAACTCTTTGATAAAGGTCGAACGCTGTTTGGGCTAGACAAAGCAAAAAGCGCGATCGCGAAACAAGATCAAGCGGTGGTTGTCGAAGGCTATTTCGATGTGATTGCGCTTCATGCTGCTGGAGTGACGAATGCGGTTGCGTCTCTCGGAACGGCGCTCAGCATTGCTCAAGTCAAGCAACTCCTTCGCTATACCGAATCGAAGCGCGTTGTATTCAACTTTGATGCAGATCGCGCAGGCGTTCAAGCCGCAGAACGCGCGATCGGAGAAGTTGCTACGCTTGCCTATCAAGGAGAAGTGCAACTTCGGGTTCTAAATCTCCCGGACGGAAAAGATCCCGATGATTTTCTTAAGAATCACTCTGCAAAAGCGTATCAAGATCTGCTCGATCACGCTCCTCTCTGGCTCGATTGGCAAATTAATCAAGCGATCTCGAATCAAGACCTGAAACAATCTGATCAATTCCAACAGGCAGTTATGGCGATCGTGGCACTTCTCGGAAACCTGCCCAATCCCTCCCTGCGAACGCACTACATTCATCATTGCTCAGAACTGCTGAGCCAAGGCAATAGCCGTCTCACTCAACAGATCGAAGAAAATCTGCGGCTTCAAGTTCGAGGACAACGCTGGCACGGTCGATCGCAGAAATGGCAAACTCCGGGCGATCGCAATTTACTTGAAGAATGCGAAGCGCAATTGTTGCGTCTCTACCTCCATGCTCCTGAATACCGGGTAGAACTTCGCAACGCAATTTCTGCTCAAGATCTAGAATTCAGTCTGTCTCATCACCGATTTCTCTGGCGACAAATCACAGACATTGAGCATGACAGTCTAGAGGTCGATTTGCTGGAACAATTGCGCGATCGCACACACAATTTCCCCCGCGAGATGTCTCAAGTCTATTCGCTGTTTGAACTCGATGAAAAAACACAGCGAGATATCTTGCGCGCGCCGCTTGTGATTCGGTCTGCTACCGCAGGCATTGAGCGGGTAATGTGTGAAAAACGCTATCGCCACTTCCTCGATCTTTGGCAGAAAACGGATCTCAGTACTACGCCTGATCTGGGACAGTTTTATCAGCAAAAAGCTTACGTTGAGAAACAACGTATCACAGAACTCGATCGCTTACGCCAGGTCAGTTTTGTCGATTTAGTTCAAGCTCCGATCGCAGTGGATTAA
- a CDS encoding TetR/AcrR family transcriptional regulator codes for MPTPRNSTRERLIQAALELFTANGITDTTTKQIAELADVNEVTLFRHFGNKHGLLLAAIEEAAVFTQLGQTLVERADQADYIDQALKEYAIACLEALEQVPEMVRSVVGEAGQYPTENREALGRGLTQANRYVAEYFDRVIHRRQMQPNLSSESLASLLNGMLLGYAVIEFTSEFHELWQSRDDFLTNLVTLFLQGAIQPTQVESLDVRDLPADTVHLILQRAKKQGVQDYAIAYVLFGAGLSARELTELTRSDYHVKQIQVSTRQVPLNQWILEKRYGSHTKNPLTQWLKTRKDALPAMFLASENQPITEADILQRWADWTEGIPNEPGIEQAYQTWCVDLLIRGITIADLKILTQQTEAQLQPFVDRAREKLAIEQAIRLDQPPRSIAK; via the coding sequence ATGCCTACCCCACGCAACTCGACCCGGGAACGCCTCATCCAAGCCGCCTTAGAGTTATTCACGGCGAACGGTATTACCGACACTACTACCAAACAAATCGCTGAATTAGCCGACGTAAATGAAGTGACTCTGTTTCGGCATTTTGGCAACAAACATGGGCTGTTACTGGCTGCGATCGAAGAAGCGGCGGTTTTTACTCAACTCGGTCAAACGCTGGTAGAACGGGCAGATCAAGCTGATTATATCGACCAAGCGCTGAAAGAATATGCGATCGCCTGTTTGGAAGCGCTGGAGCAGGTTCCAGAAATGGTGCGATCAGTGGTGGGTGAAGCGGGACAATACCCGACCGAAAATCGAGAGGCTTTAGGGCGGGGTCTGACCCAAGCCAATCGCTATGTGGCGGAATATTTCGATCGCGTGATTCATCGCCGCCAAATGCAGCCTAATTTATCGTCTGAAAGTCTTGCAAGTCTTCTAAATGGCATGCTGTTAGGCTATGCAGTGATCGAATTCACCAGCGAATTTCACGAGCTTTGGCAGAGTCGCGACGATTTTTTAACGAATCTTGTAACTTTATTTCTACAAGGAGCGATTCAGCCGACCCAGGTTGAATCTTTAGACGTTCGTGATTTGCCAGCGGACACGGTTCATCTCATTTTGCAACGCGCAAAAAAGCAAGGTGTTCAGGATTATGCGATCGCTTATGTTTTATTCGGTGCAGGCTTAAGTGCGCGAGAACTCACTGAATTGACGCGATCGGATTACCACGTCAAGCAAATTCAAGTTTCGACGCGCCAAGTTCCGTTAAATCAATGGATATTAGAAAAACGCTACGGTTCTCATACGAAAAATCCGCTGACTCAATGGCTCAAAACTCGTAAAGATGCGCTTCCTGCCATGTTTCTAGCGAGTGAGAATCAGCCCATTACCGAAGCTGATATTCTGCAACGTTGGGCTGATTGGACTGAGGGAATTCCGAATGAACCAGGGATCGAACAAGCCTATCAAACTTGGTGTGTTGATCTCTTAATTCGAGGAATTACGATCGCAGATCTGAAGATTTTGACGCAACAAACCGAAGCGCAACTTCAGCCATTTGTCGATCGAGCACGAGAGAAATTAGCAATTGAACAAGCAATCAGACTTGATCAGCCACCTCGGTCAATTGCTAAATAG
- a CDS encoding acyl-CoA desaturase, whose protein sequence is MTSNSVQVNSEPALKLEWTNVFFFGAFHALALLAPFCFSWKALGVMLLLHWLFGSIGICLGYHRLLTHRSLQVPKPLEYVLTIIGTLAMQGGPIFWVAGHRMHHLHTEDVDNDPYSAQRGFWWSHMLWVLYPRQKFFDYNSYRKFAPDLDKEPLYRWLDRTPNFLMLQIPVVLFLYWLGGWSFVIYGFVLRAVLLWHSTWFINSVTHVFGYKTYEIEDNSRNLWWAALLTYGEGWHNNHHAQPNVAKAGRKWWEIDMTWWAIRALQSLGLARRVIMPPH, encoded by the coding sequence ATGACTTCTAATTCTGTTCAAGTCAACTCTGAACCAGCCCTGAAATTGGAGTGGACGAACGTTTTTTTCTTTGGGGCATTTCATGCTCTAGCGCTGCTGGCTCCGTTCTGTTTTTCCTGGAAAGCGCTAGGCGTGATGCTCTTGTTGCATTGGTTGTTTGGCAGTATTGGGATTTGTTTGGGCTATCACCGATTGCTGACGCATCGGAGCTTACAAGTTCCCAAGCCTTTGGAATACGTGTTGACTATTATTGGAACCTTGGCAATGCAAGGCGGCCCAATCTTCTGGGTTGCGGGACATCGGATGCACCATTTGCATACGGAAGATGTGGATAACGACCCGTATTCCGCACAACGCGGCTTCTGGTGGAGCCATATGCTCTGGGTGCTTTATCCCCGACAAAAGTTTTTTGATTACAACTCCTACAGAAAGTTTGCCCCCGATCTCGACAAAGAGCCCTTATATCGCTGGCTCGATCGCACGCCCAATTTCTTGATGCTGCAAATCCCAGTGGTGCTGTTTCTCTACTGGTTGGGGGGATGGTCATTTGTGATTTATGGATTTGTGCTGCGGGCAGTCTTGCTGTGGCATAGCACTTGGTTCATTAATTCCGTAACCCATGTGTTTGGGTACAAGACCTATGAGATTGAGGATAATTCGCGAAATCTCTGGTGGGCAGCGCTGCTGACCTATGGCGAAGGATGGCACAATAACCACCACGCTCAGCCGAATGTCGCGAAAGCTGGACGGAAATGGTGGGAGATTGATATGACCTGGTGGGCGATTCGAGCGTTGCAATCGCTTGGTTTGGCTCGTCGCGTGATCATGCCACCGCATTGA